The genomic window TTTATCTGACGGCAGCAGAAGCTTCGCAAATTTGACAACAAGATTCTTTTATCAATTTACGAGAAAAGCACACTAAATCAATATCAGTTTTGAAATTGACaatatgaaatttttaaaatgttctCCATCTATGTAATATGTGTCATTTCTAAATAAATACTTATAAACATTGTATGAAGCCCTCTCAAAAACTACACGCAAAAAGTGAGTTCGTTTCCGAGGAAGGAAAAAAGTGTACGGCAATTTCCATCAAGCACAACTGTCTCACCGTTAAAACAGATCACTTCTGTCTGTTGGTGGTTAGATGAGTTTTGCCACCCTCTGCACTTATAACGGTGTTAAGACTACTACCGTAGTGTTGCCACATTTCTATTGCTTGGTTAACTATAACTTCGGAAACTTCTTCCGATATATTCTTTAAACAAGATGCAATGTTTTCTGTCGTCGCACATTTCAGCAAAGCTCTCTTGAGTGTTACCAGCAATAACACAGCAACGAAAACAAGTATTTTACACGAACCACCGATCAGTTTGTCCCATATTTTTCCCAATGATGATTCGCTTATCACACCTGCGAAACAACAACAAAGCCAATTATCCAGTGGAATTGTATTAAATGCACCCAAATCTTGCAAATGACAATAAAgttcttcgtcttctttttctaAAACTGATTTCGTATATTTTATCAGCGTCGGTATGTCATCACGAAACTTCACAACACTTTCAAAGAAGCCCTTCGACAACCAATAAATGTCAACATCGTCGTCAAAAACGACTGACAGCGAATGAGAAATCGCACATAAGTTTCTATTCACAGCCGTATTTAATTGGTTTTGATATAAAGTTAATCTCCCAGTTTGAAGCAGCCACATTAGCAAAAATAATTCTGGTTTTGGAGTTGCGTCATTCACTATTTGCATT from Schistocerca nitens isolate TAMUIC-IGC-003100 chromosome 5, iqSchNite1.1, whole genome shotgun sequence includes these protein-coding regions:
- the LOC126259612 gene encoding TBC1 domain family member 7: MASDERNFRSSYYEKVGFRSVEEKKSLEILLKDKPLDKMKLRQFCIRFTVPGIYRNLVWKVLLDVIPIHVDSHKFVMEQRKEEYNDLLHALRLMQIVNDATPKPELFLLMWLLQTGRLTLYQNQLNTAVNRNLCAISHSLSVVFDDDVDIYWLSKGFFESVVKFRDDIPTLIKYTKSVLEKEDEELYCHLQDLGAFNTIPLDNWLCCCFAGVISESSLGKIWDKLIGGSCKILVFVAVLLLVTLKRALLKCATTENIASCLKNISEEVSEVIVNQAIEMWQHYGSSLNTVISAEGGKTHLTTNRQK